The following proteins are encoded in a genomic region of Cricetulus griseus strain 17A/GY chromosome 7, alternate assembly CriGri-PICRH-1.0, whole genome shotgun sequence:
- the Amz2 gene encoding archaemetzincin-2 isoform X1, with protein sequence MQVLHRSEHTLKKALISKNPVLVSQYDKLDAGERRLMSEAFQPSSNLFGPIIVHSQSDWINSHPEVPQDFEQFFTDSHRKAPGPEKHIIYIQSIGSLGNNKVISEEYIKWLKGYCEAFFYGLTVKFLEPVSISETKCSFRVNEHTQNLQIHAGHILAFLKKKKPEDAFCIVGITMIDLYPRDSWNFVFGQASLTDGVGIFSFARYGKDFYSSRYEGKVKKHQQTSSSDYSIFDNYYSPEITSILLWRSCKTLSHEIGHIFGLRHCQWLACLMQGSNHLEESDRRPLNLCPICLRKLQCAIGFNIIDRYKALLRWIDDESNGSSGAAPVNSSDPANLKKPVEAFKDWREWLIKCIAILEK encoded by the exons CTTGTATCACAGTATGACAAGTTAGATGCTGGGGAGCGACGTTTAATGAGTGAAGCCTTTCAGCCATCCAGTAATCTCTTTGGACCTATTATTGTGCATTCACAGTCAGATTGGATCAACTCCCACCCCGAAGTTCCCCAAGATTTTGAGCAGTTTTTCACTGATAGCCACAGAAAAGCACCTGGTCCAGAAAAACACATTATCTATATACAATCCATTG GCTCTCTAGGCAACAACAAAGTTATCAGTGAAGAATATATTAAATGGCTCAAGGGCTACTGTGAAGCATTTTTCTATGGTTTGACCGTAAAATTCTTAGAACCAGTTTCAATCTCTGAAACGAAGTGTTCCTTTAGAGTGAACGAGCACACACAAAACCTACAAATCCATGCAG GGCATATCCTGGCattcttgaaaaagaagaaacccGAAGATGCTTTCTGCATCGTGGGGATAACAATGATTGATCTTTACCCACGGGACTCCTGGAATTTTGTCTTTGGACAGGCCTCTTTGACAGATG GTGTGGGGATATTCAGCTTTGCCAGGTACGGCAAGGATTTCTACAGCTCACGGTATGAAGGCAAAGTGAAGAAGCACCAACAAACATCTTCCAGTGACTATTCCATTTTTGATAACTATTACAGTCCTGAGATCACTAGTATATTGCTGTGGCGATCCTGTAAG actctAAGCCATGAGATTGGACACATATTTGGACTTCGACACTGCCAGTGGCTTGCGTGTTTAATGCAAGGCTCCAATCACTTGGAAGAATCTGACCGGCGTCCTCTAAACCTTTGCCCTATCTGCTTACGCAAGCTGCAATGTGCTATTGGCTTCAACATTATAGACAGATACAAA gcacTGCTGAGGTGGATCGATGATGAATCTAACGGCTCATCAGGAGCAGCGCCGGTAAATAGCTCTGACCCTGCGAATTTGAAGAAACCTGTGGAAGCTTTTAAGGATTGGAGAGAATGGTTAATAAAATGCATTGCTATTCTGGAAAAATAA
- the Amz2 gene encoding archaemetzincin-2 isoform X3 codes for MQVLHRSEHTLKKALISKNPVLVSQYDKLDAGERRLMSEAFQPSSNLFGPIIVHSQSDWINSHPEVPQDFEQFFTDSHRKAPGPEKHIIYIQSIGSLGNNKVISEEYIKWLKGYCEAFFYGLTVKFLEPVSISETKCSFRVNEHTQNLQIHAGHILAFLKKKKPEDAFCIVGITMIDLYPRDSWNFVFGQASLTDGVGIFSFARYGKDFYSSRYEGKVKKHQQTSSSDYSIFDNYYSPEITSILLWRSCKALLRWIDDESNGSSGAAPVNSSDPANLKKPVEAFKDWREWLIKCIAILEK; via the exons CTTGTATCACAGTATGACAAGTTAGATGCTGGGGAGCGACGTTTAATGAGTGAAGCCTTTCAGCCATCCAGTAATCTCTTTGGACCTATTATTGTGCATTCACAGTCAGATTGGATCAACTCCCACCCCGAAGTTCCCCAAGATTTTGAGCAGTTTTTCACTGATAGCCACAGAAAAGCACCTGGTCCAGAAAAACACATTATCTATATACAATCCATTG GCTCTCTAGGCAACAACAAAGTTATCAGTGAAGAATATATTAAATGGCTCAAGGGCTACTGTGAAGCATTTTTCTATGGTTTGACCGTAAAATTCTTAGAACCAGTTTCAATCTCTGAAACGAAGTGTTCCTTTAGAGTGAACGAGCACACACAAAACCTACAAATCCATGCAG GGCATATCCTGGCattcttgaaaaagaagaaacccGAAGATGCTTTCTGCATCGTGGGGATAACAATGATTGATCTTTACCCACGGGACTCCTGGAATTTTGTCTTTGGACAGGCCTCTTTGACAGATG GTGTGGGGATATTCAGCTTTGCCAGGTACGGCAAGGATTTCTACAGCTCACGGTATGAAGGCAAAGTGAAGAAGCACCAACAAACATCTTCCAGTGACTATTCCATTTTTGATAACTATTACAGTCCTGAGATCACTAGTATATTGCTGTGGCGATCCTGTAAG gcacTGCTGAGGTGGATCGATGATGAATCTAACGGCTCATCAGGAGCAGCGCCGGTAAATAGCTCTGACCCTGCGAATTTGAAGAAACCTGTGGAAGCTTTTAAGGATTGGAGAGAATGGTTAATAAAATGCATTGCTATTCTGGAAAAATAA
- the Amz2 gene encoding archaemetzincin-2 isoform X2 — MSEAFQPSSNLFGPIIVHSQSDWINSHPEVPQDFEQFFTDSHRKAPGPEKHIIYIQSIGSLGNNKVISEEYIKWLKGYCEAFFYGLTVKFLEPVSISETKCSFRVNEHTQNLQIHAGHILAFLKKKKPEDAFCIVGITMIDLYPRDSWNFVFGQASLTDGVGIFSFARYGKDFYSSRYEGKVKKHQQTSSSDYSIFDNYYSPEITSILLWRSCKTLSHEIGHIFGLRHCQWLACLMQGSNHLEESDRRPLNLCPICLRKLQCAIGFNIIDRYKALLRWIDDESNGSSGAAPVNSSDPANLKKPVEAFKDWREWLIKCIAILEK; from the exons ATGAGTGAAGCCTTTCAGCCATCCAGTAATCTCTTTGGACCTATTATTGTGCATTCACAGTCAGATTGGATCAACTCCCACCCCGAAGTTCCCCAAGATTTTGAGCAGTTTTTCACTGATAGCCACAGAAAAGCACCTGGTCCAGAAAAACACATTATCTATATACAATCCATTG GCTCTCTAGGCAACAACAAAGTTATCAGTGAAGAATATATTAAATGGCTCAAGGGCTACTGTGAAGCATTTTTCTATGGTTTGACCGTAAAATTCTTAGAACCAGTTTCAATCTCTGAAACGAAGTGTTCCTTTAGAGTGAACGAGCACACACAAAACCTACAAATCCATGCAG GGCATATCCTGGCattcttgaaaaagaagaaacccGAAGATGCTTTCTGCATCGTGGGGATAACAATGATTGATCTTTACCCACGGGACTCCTGGAATTTTGTCTTTGGACAGGCCTCTTTGACAGATG GTGTGGGGATATTCAGCTTTGCCAGGTACGGCAAGGATTTCTACAGCTCACGGTATGAAGGCAAAGTGAAGAAGCACCAACAAACATCTTCCAGTGACTATTCCATTTTTGATAACTATTACAGTCCTGAGATCACTAGTATATTGCTGTGGCGATCCTGTAAG actctAAGCCATGAGATTGGACACATATTTGGACTTCGACACTGCCAGTGGCTTGCGTGTTTAATGCAAGGCTCCAATCACTTGGAAGAATCTGACCGGCGTCCTCTAAACCTTTGCCCTATCTGCTTACGCAAGCTGCAATGTGCTATTGGCTTCAACATTATAGACAGATACAAA gcacTGCTGAGGTGGATCGATGATGAATCTAACGGCTCATCAGGAGCAGCGCCGGTAAATAGCTCTGACCCTGCGAATTTGAAGAAACCTGTGGAAGCTTTTAAGGATTGGAGAGAATGGTTAATAAAATGCATTGCTATTCTGGAAAAATAA